The window TATACCAGGTATCTGTGGTGATCCTGTACGAGAACATACTATCAGGAAAGCTGCAGGAATTAAACAGCAGTATTAAAACGTACCTTTTTGCTATTGGGAAAAACAAATTTTTAGAGCGCAGCCGGCATAATCTGAAATTCATACACGACTGGAATTTCAACCAGGAAGAGGATACTGCGGAAGCAGCTGATCACCATGATCAAAGAGAGCAGAATATTGATACCGTAATGGCTTGTCTGGACAGGCTTGGAGATAAGTGTAAAGAGATACTGCAACTTTACTATTATCAAAATCTTAGTATGGAAGAAATAGCCCTGTCGCAGAAGTATAAAAATGCTGCTACGGTTAAGAATTTAAAGTTCAAGTGTTTGAGCAGGTTACGAAAAATGTTTAAAGAAAATACGGGTTTAAAGCCATGACTGATGAGGCAAAAGATA of the Flammeovirgaceae bacterium 311 genome contains:
- a CDS encoding sigma-70 family RNA polymerase sigma factor (COG1595 DNA-directed RNA polymerase specialized sigma subunit, sigma24 homolog), whose translation is MIEDLYAENVKRDLYTKIETVYEEFREEFVTWMRKTYVCSEEEAVEIYQVSVVILYENILSGKLQELNSSIKTYLFAIGKNKFLERSRHNLKFIHDWNFNQEEDTAEAADHHDQREQNIDTVMACLDRLGDKCKEILQLYYYQNLSMEEIALSQKYKNAATVKNLKFKCLSRLRKMFKENTGLKP